The following coding sequences lie in one Myxococcales bacterium genomic window:
- the tsaA gene encoding tRNA (N6-threonylcarbamoyladenosine(37)-N6)-methyltransferase TrmO, whose protein sequence is MSDESPRLALEPIGIVRSPFTEPSSAPRQPAAARGVEARIELTPGRGFEFALSDIETWRYLWVLFWFDRAEGWRAKVRPPRSRQRRGVFATRSPHRPNPIGLSVVELVRVDGLTLHVRDVDMLDGTPVLDLKPYVAYTDAVADAGAGWLKAEAQQDPGPRWEVSFAPRAAEQATFLASRYDLDLTAPVTAALALGPAPHPYRRIKRAGDAFSLAVKDWRARFTVEGSNVTVLGFATGYRARELSASTDLALEPHRSFVEVFGYPGDLA, encoded by the coding sequence GTGAGTGACGAAAGCCCGCGTCTCGCCCTCGAGCCGATTGGCATCGTGCGTTCACCGTTCACCGAGCCGTCGAGCGCGCCGCGTCAGCCCGCTGCTGCTCGCGGGGTCGAAGCCCGCATCGAGCTCACGCCCGGCCGCGGCTTCGAGTTCGCGCTCTCGGACATCGAGACCTGGCGTTATCTCTGGGTCCTGTTCTGGTTCGACCGGGCGGAGGGTTGGCGAGCCAAGGTTCGTCCGCCGCGGAGCCGCCAGCGTCGCGGAGTGTTCGCGACACGCTCACCCCACCGGCCGAACCCCATTGGCCTCTCGGTGGTCGAGCTCGTGCGGGTCGACGGACTCACGCTGCACGTGCGTGACGTCGACATGCTGGATGGCACACCCGTGCTCGATCTGAAACCCTACGTCGCCTACACGGATGCGGTGGCGGACGCGGGCGCCGGCTGGCTGAAGGCGGAGGCCCAGCAAGATCCCGGACCGCGCTGGGAGGTCAGCTTCGCGCCGCGGGCGGCCGAGCAAGCCACCTTTCTCGCGTCTCGGTACGACCTGGACCTGACCGCGCCCGTGACTGCTGCGCTTGCGCTGGGCCCGGCGCCGCACCCCTATCGGCGGATCAAACGCGCCGGGGATGCTTTCTCGTTGGCTGTGAAGGACTGGCGTGCCCGCTTCACGGTGGAGGGCTCGAACGTCACTGTCCTCGGGTTTGCGACGGGTTATCGCGCGCGCGAGCTGAGCGCCTCGACCGACCTCGCGCTCGAGCCCCACCGGAGCTTCGTTGAGGTATTTGGCTATCCGGGCGACCTCGCATAG
- a CDS encoding LamG domain-containing protein — translation MANRTSFLGLAAKLAAVSFLSTAACAAPTEFHDDAAGIGAEPAPPVQDNVSGSNVATGLAPGSAGATGSGGGGGQAGAAGAAGAAGEAGAGGSGGEPTKTAGLEGSWSFEDIGATTVKDESGNSHHGSLLGSGVSQVKGGKIGSAASFSGGDGRITIPSSSSLDFVKAATIEFWVKLSSLTAGTIVSRTTAGGDGVRIRTSQGNVQVSFVRASMGSAIVTSDQGVLNSGWNHVAAVNDGASLRLYINGKLHRTETGGQLGYVVGDLVVGKNGSGDVALNGYVDELNWWSVARSVEEVCSDAGGNWVGGECSL, via the coding sequence ATGGCAAACCGCACCTCGTTCCTTGGGCTCGCGGCCAAGCTCGCCGCAGTTTCGTTCCTCTCGACCGCAGCCTGCGCTGCGCCGACCGAGTTCCACGACGATGCCGCCGGCATTGGCGCAGAGCCTGCGCCGCCCGTGCAGGACAACGTGTCGGGGAGCAACGTGGCGACCGGGCTCGCTCCCGGAAGCGCGGGCGCAACGGGTAGCGGTGGCGGTGGAGGTCAAGCTGGGGCCGCTGGCGCTGCGGGCGCCGCAGGTGAAGCCGGCGCTGGCGGAAGCGGTGGCGAGCCGACCAAGACGGCCGGTCTCGAGGGCTCGTGGAGCTTCGAAGATATCGGCGCGACGACCGTCAAGGACGAGTCGGGTAACTCCCACCACGGTTCGCTGCTCGGCAGCGGCGTCAGCCAGGTCAAGGGCGGCAAGATTGGCTCAGCGGCGAGCTTCTCCGGAGGCGACGGGCGCATCACCATTCCGAGCTCGAGCTCGCTGGACTTCGTCAAGGCGGCGACCATCGAGTTCTGGGTCAAGCTGAGCAGCCTGACCGCGGGCACCATCGTGTCGCGCACCACCGCGGGTGGCGACGGCGTCCGCATCCGCACCAGCCAGGGCAACGTTCAGGTGTCGTTCGTGCGAGCCAGCATGGGCTCGGCCATCGTAACCAGTGACCAAGGCGTGCTGAACTCGGGATGGAATCACGTTGCCGCGGTCAACGACGGCGCTTCACTGCGGCTGTACATCAACGGCAAGCTGCACCGCACGGAGACGGGCGGACAGCTCGGATACGTGGTGGGCGACCTGGTCGTTGGCAAGAACGGCTCGGGCGATGTGGCGTTGAACGGCTACGTGGACGAGCTCAACTGGTGGTCGGTTGCGCGCTCCGTCGAAGAAGTGTGCAGCGACGCGGGTGGCAACTGGGTCGGTGGCGAATGTTCGCTGTGA
- a CDS encoding CPBP family intramembrane metalloprotease has product MARGRLVGFCLALTACGPPMRPARTHHDQAPSEREESASQSVEDADCGSAMSLVFPGVAQLCQGRTAEGATLVTLGAAELGTGVAVGLSRKRGFDGFSHPAAAVPLVAFQNVYAYAYADALFQEQLARRLLYVPEDTPGELLLAPFNKNVVGHIDVWLGTLVTLALGVTFSAIVDEQLTTDHLGEDTNLFGRRFPPQTGYPLVGGIGAGLFSHVAIGEESLFRGVLLSQMARESGPTAGLVGSSVVFGAAHAPNALALPHEQQLPYLLFGVPFIGVLGSYLGVSYQAHDYSLAAPVAIHFWYDFLLSATFFALDPQHSPLAASVAVPF; this is encoded by the coding sequence ATGGCGCGCGGTCGGCTGGTTGGGTTCTGCCTTGCCCTGACCGCCTGTGGTCCGCCGATGCGCCCGGCTCGCACCCACCACGACCAGGCGCCGAGCGAGCGCGAAGAGAGCGCGAGCCAGAGCGTGGAGGACGCGGACTGCGGCTCCGCGATGAGCCTCGTGTTCCCCGGGGTGGCGCAGCTTTGTCAAGGGCGTACCGCCGAGGGGGCAACCCTGGTCACGCTCGGCGCGGCCGAGCTCGGCACCGGTGTCGCTGTGGGGCTCAGTCGCAAGCGAGGGTTCGACGGGTTCTCTCACCCAGCGGCGGCGGTTCCGCTGGTGGCGTTCCAGAACGTGTATGCCTACGCCTACGCGGATGCGCTGTTCCAGGAGCAGCTCGCTCGACGTTTGTTGTACGTGCCAGAGGACACGCCGGGCGAGCTCTTGCTGGCGCCGTTCAACAAGAACGTCGTCGGGCACATCGACGTCTGGCTGGGCACGCTGGTGACGCTCGCCCTCGGCGTCACGTTCTCTGCCATCGTGGACGAACAGCTCACGACCGATCACCTCGGGGAGGACACCAACCTGTTCGGACGCAGGTTCCCTCCCCAGACCGGCTACCCGCTCGTCGGGGGCATCGGCGCAGGACTGTTCAGTCACGTGGCGATCGGTGAGGAGTCACTCTTCCGCGGGGTCTTGTTGTCGCAGATGGCCCGTGAGAGCGGACCGACAGCCGGGCTGGTCGGCTCGAGTGTCGTGTTCGGCGCGGCGCACGCGCCGAACGCGCTGGCGCTCCCGCACGAACAACAGTTGCCGTACCTGCTGTTCGGTGTGCCGTTCATCGGCGTACTCGGCAGCTATCTCGGCGTGAGCTACCAGGCACACGACTACAGTCTGGCCGCGCCGGTTGCGATCCACTTCTGGTACGATTTTCTGCTGAGCGCGACGTTCTTTGCGCTCGATCCGCAGCACTCCCCACTGGCGGCGAGCGTTGCCGTGCCGTTCTGA